Part of the Salmo salar chromosome ssa10, Ssal_v3.1, whole genome shotgun sequence genome is shown below.
ACATTTAATTCACAATACAGTATGAAATGTGCCATGTTGAGATTATCACAATTATACCATATATCACTCATTTATTATGGGTGAATGAACTGTTGTAGCACTTCAACATTTGCCCAGTTCTATCCTGCTGTTTATGTTATTCTGAGGGCACAATGTCAACTGATTTTGATTGGGTGTCCAGGGGgtagaataaaacaaatatatattagTGTATCAAATAGTGTTATGGTTATATACTATTGGGGTTTACTTCTTGATTGTTTTGAGATTAAATGTTTTCTGAATTAAAGTTATTTCAGACTACTGCTGTTTGTCGGCCACTCCGATCGAATTTCGACACTTCACACATCACTACTCTAAACTTGATCTGAGGGATTTTCTTTTTGTTTGATGATTATTATCTGTTGCATCCCTGCGGAGCGTTGTTTTGACCAGTTATGTTTTCATGCTGTGAAACGTGCCAGCAAAGGGATTTCTTTGTGGAGATAAATGTCTCAATTTCCTCATCAGGGGTAACATCACTGACCATGGTAAAGTTGGTTTGAGATTCGATATTCGTCAGACATCTGGACCTTCAAACTTCAATAGCTTGcgaaccttgtcacaacacaactgataggctcaaacgcattaagaagaacaaattaacttttaataaggcacacctgttaactgaaatgcattccaggtgactagctcatgaagctggttgagagaataccaagagtgtgtaaagctgtcatcaaggcaaagggtggctatatttttatttgttttacacttttttggttacacatgattccatatgtgttatttcatagttttgatgtcctcactattattctacaatgtagaaaatagtacaaataaagaaaaccaaacattttgactggtactgtttggaaatgagatatttctgttttcaatacatttgcaaacaattctaaaaacatgttttcagtttgtcattatggggtattatgtgtagatgggtgagaaaaaatatagatttaatccattttgaattcaggctgtaacgcaacaatgtgggaaaagtcaaggggaacCTTTGAAAGGCACTGTGTGCTACCATCCGCTCAGACCCCAGTCTCACACTTCTTGTTAGAGGTTTTGagcatattactccagtgctagcctcgctACACTGGCCttctgttaaggctagggctgatttcaaggttttactgtttACCTACAAAGCATTGCATGGACTTTCTCCTTCTTATCGCTTTGATTTGGTCCTACTGTACATAATGTATCTACACGTACACTATGattacaagacgcaggcctccttttTGTCCCTATAATTTCAAaggaaacagctggaggcagggctttctcctatagagctcctaTTTTATGGAATGGTGTGCCGATCCATGTGAGAgaagcagactcggtctcaacctttaagtcttgaCCGAAGatttatctcttcagtaggtcctatgattgagtggcTCAGGGGTGCAAAGGTGAATGACATGGCACTTGCAAGAGGAACCACCCtttctgtctctgcctggccggctccccactctctcctaggattctctgaccctattacggaggctgagtcactggcctgcTGGCGCTCTCCCATGCCGTTCCTATGAGGGCACATCAGATTATGCCAGGCTTTGTTCACTATACTCGACTACCTcgggtgggttgagtcactgacgtaatCTTCCTGTCCTGTTTTGCGCCCCCTAGGGGTAGTGGGGTGTGGGAGATCGTCCTCGGTTATACTCAACCTTGCCTCATGGTAGTAAGTTAGTAGTCTGTTGATTTCCCttgagtggtgtgggggctgtgctttggcaaagatGGGTGTTGCTTATCATGCCTGATTTGCACTGTCCGGGAGTAATTTTGGAAGGGGCCACAGTGTTGCCCAatccccctgtctctgtccccagtGTCTATGTTGCAATAGCTTATGTGTCGGGGGATatggtcagtctgtcctatctggtaTACTGTGTGATCTTAGGCATGCTCCCTCTGAtcatcctctatctctctgtctctctgtctctctgtctctctctctcacacacacacagtgattttATTGTTGTATATTGTTGTACATTTCTCATTCTAGGTAGAACTGTCTGCAAGGTTTCTACCTAGCACCAAATGTGGTTCCCCTGTAGGGACATGCAGAAGTAGACTATATGTTCTACTTAGTACATGTTTTCCTAAGAGTGTACAACAATAATTCACTCTCATTTGTCATTCAGTTCTTGTGTTGTGATGAGTTCAGTGTGTTGCTTCAATTATGTAATTTGTCATAGCTGGTCAAATGTTTTGTTAAATTAAATTGAATATTTAAATCCAGTTTCTAGTGGTATATTTGTCTTTCTTTTCAAAGTTTCTAATGTGATGATAAATGTGTCCCATGATTTAACTGGCGGGAATAGACCCATCTTTTTTGATGCCAATGAACATCCTGATTTATCAAAACAGTTATTGAAGGATGACTGTTTTGATAAAGTGTGAGTGTtacgagggggagggggggggggggcaactgcAAGTGCTAGATCACGAAAGGAGGGGGTGCGGGGAGGGGGGATTATTTAAGATCatttttgaagaggtagggtttcagatgttttttttggaagatgggcagggactctgctgtcctagattAAGGGGAATGCTGGTactaccattggggtgccaggacagagaagagagttccggatgagcggggtgacatgggagaatttGGTAAGGCTGAATACCAGGCAGGATGCGGCCTTCTGGATaaattgcaggggtttgatggcacaagcagggagcccagccaacagcgagttgcagtagtccagacgggagatgacaagtgcttggattaggacctgcgctgcttcctgtatgaggtagggtcgtactctacggatgttgtagagcatgaacttgcaggagcgagtcactgctttggcGTTTGCATAGAACGCCAGGTTGTTGTCCacggtcacgccaaggttctttgcactctggcaGGGGGACACCATGGAtttgtcaactgtgatggagagCTGGCAGGCCTTACCCGGGAGGAACAGCAGCTCCATCTTGttaaggttgagcttgaggtgttgggccgacatccaagctgagatatcagCCAGGCATGCAGAGATGTGTGTTGCCACCTGgatgtcagaaggggggaaggagaaaagtagttgagtgtcatccacatagcaatgttaggagagaccatgtgtggATATGACAGAGCTGATTGAGAGAAGAGGATAGGGtcagaaccgagccctgggggacaccagtagtgagagtagttggtgcagacacagatcctctccacgtcacctggtaggactGCCCTGCAGGGTAGGATGAAATTCAAGAGTGACCAGAGCCTGAGGCGCCCAGCCCAGAGCCTGAGGAGCCCAGCCctaagagggtggagaggaggatctgatggttcacggtgtcagAGGCAGCGGACAGATTTAGgatgatgagaacagaggagagaaagtcAGCTATGGCAGTGCAGAGAGTCTCCGTGACACAAAGAACAacagtctcggttgagtgacccatCTTCAAGcgtgactggttagggtcaagaagatcgttctgagagagatagcgagagagttgGTCACAGACAGCACGGTCaaatgttttggaaagaaaagaaagaagggataccggcctgtagtttttgacgtcagagtcgagtgttggtttcttgaggaaaTATATCCAGAGTCGGACATTTTGACGTCAGAGGGGATTGGCAAAAAGTGGTtgacaaaaaataaatataaaaaaaagaatAGGAATCATTTTATGAgaaaactaaagggtgtgcaacatGTCTCTCTGTATAAGGAATAATGGACAGTTGAAATTAGATTGGTAAATCACATGGTTGAAAAGCTACGGAAATTCTCAATTTGTTTATATTTATATAAAATCTTGTAAGCGCTTTATAGGACAACGAAAGGGTGTACAATGTGTTTCCGTAGCCTGTGAACAATACAAACTTGGTTTAAGGTGCCTAGGTCATGTGATGAAGTAGCTATTGAAATTCTAAGTAAAACATGTAATTAATAAATTAAGGTAAAGGAAAATGTAAATTAAAATCAGAAAACCAAAGAGGGTGTCCCTACCCACTGAACAGTTGGTATGAGGTGTCTAGGTCATGTGATCAAGGAGCTGTTGAAATgtaattgatatatatatatatatatatatatatatatatatatattttttttttttaatgtaggaATAATTTGATGAGAAAACTGAAGGGTATGCAACATGCCTCTCTGTATGAGGGATAATGGACAGCTGAAATGAGGTTGGTGGACAGAGAAAATGGGTTTCCAGGAGGTGGACGAGAGGTACCTATGACAGACTGGTCCAATAATGCATTTGTTATTGGACCTCGTTTTTTGGACAAGGAGGTAAATTGGGAAATCCAGTTTTACTATCAAGGGCTGTGAAGAAAGCAGTGGGAAAGGTGGATTCAATCAAGGTGACTAGAAGAAGCCTTGTTTTGGTTAATTGTGTTGATGAAGAATAGAAGAAGCGTGCACTGGATCTGGCCAAATTGCACACATCAGAAGTAACCTGTGTTGATCTTCGGAGCAGGGCGCCTGCCAAAGGAGTTATAGCTGGAGTCTCGTTAGATATAATGTAGATGACGAGTACCTTATTCAGAAAGTGGTCAGTACACGTCACCTGACCTGTATGGTAAATGGAAGGATGGAGAAAAGCTAATATTGTTGTTAAGGGAGATTCTACATGTGAACATATGAAGCTTGGCCATGTGAGGTATGCTGTGAGAGTATTTGTGTCCAAACCACTACAGTGTGGGAATTGTAAAATATATGGTCATGTGTCAAAtgtttggagatgggagaaatatGGTATTTGAATGGAAAATGTTGCAAATGCGGTGGGGATCTTACTCCAGAGTTCcttgagttaacctgttagggtgaAAGAGGTTGAGGTGTCAAGGAGCAGGGCTGTACAGCAGATCTACTATGTGGAGGCGATGAAGAGAGTCGAAGGGGCAAGAGGCCACAGTGTTGAAGAAGATATGGAGGTGGATGCATTTCTGGCCACAGTGATTAATTGTACAGCAGTGTCCAAGAAGCTGGACATCATTATATCTGCAGCCGAGAAGTTTTGGGGACTCCAAGACTTCACGGCAGAAGCACTGCAAGGACTATTGTAGCTTGGAAATGTCCTGCCCTCACAGGAGTCTTCTGAGCCTGTGAAGGGACCTGATTAtaatttgttgttttttgttacaGAAAAGCAGGTTGATTTTGTTTAGTAAAAAAATAGTTTAATAGtttgtttaatatttttttttaaatgcatccaCATTATTTCCTTTTTGGGATCCTTATTATCCACTAGCACAGTAGGTGGCATAATGCACATTCAATTGTTGCAAACATTattatatcatagaagaagaagaaattaGGTTGCTAAGTCACTTGGTGTAAGAGCTCTTGAAACGTGAATATTGTGATCATGCACTTTGTTGAAGATCCCTAACTAGTTGCATTGACGGGGGTGCCAGGCTGCCTACACCATTGCCATGTGATTATGACACCCAGGTCAGAATCGGtaaaataagacctgtgcaatgttATACACCCTTTGTACTTCACAAAAGAGACCAATCTGAGGTGTAGCTCAAATCGTTCGCCAGCTATTGAAGTTTGGAGGTCCGAATGTCTGGCGAATAGCGAATCTCAAGCCAACTTTTCCAGGGTGGGGAACTAGTGTTATGAGTGAATGGGAGAAATGGTACCCCGTGGGTTGACTAGACCAGCGCTCTTCCagctgtgtttgttgttgattttGGTACCATACATCAAAGGCAGAACATTTGAGAAATGTCTCCCGGGGAATACATGTCGATCGGAAAAACCTCCAGTAGTCCTAAGTAAGTGGTCATTGTTTATCCTTGatgtataacgttagctagctagctcttctATTTTCATCTGTTCATTATTGTGAAACAGATTGTCAGACAGCTAACAAGGCTAGTTAGGATAAACTCGTGCgtccaaaaaaaaaagaaactcaTGCGTCATGTTTCTCAatcttttattattattttttttagatGTTCCCGAGTTGAACCGTGTATTCTTTCTTTACataaagggggtaaaaaaattaGCTAATATACAAATCAACTAAACTGTTGTTGGTCGATGCATGCTTAATAAGGCTACATTGTTGTCTCCAACTTTACAATGTAGCATCTGTCTCCAATTGTTTCAAATGGAAATTAATTTGACTTGGACATTTTGTTTCTCATGTATCTAGCGACCGGTTTATCTAGCTGCTGTTACTATGTAACAGAAATATAACCACATTGTAGTAATTCTGTTTTCTGTCATTGAGAACAGGACTGATCATTTTCTATCACATTTTTAATTATATTCAGTTATACAGTTAATCATGAAAATAATTATAGCAGCCTATAAATTAGTAGTATGATTTGTATGTTTCAACAAAGGTTGTCTCACTGCCTTATCTAGAGTATGGCAAGTTACAACATTTAACGGTACCCTAGCAGTATTTGTAAGTCTACATGCATGTGATAGCAGTCAGTAAAGTTTGCCCTATGTCAGTGTTTCTCAAAATCTGTGCACGTCtcggtttttgccctagcactgctGATacaaatcatcaagctttgattattttaatcagctgtgtagtaatGGGGCATAAACCAAAAGTGGACCTCTTGGGGTCccaaggactgagtttgggaaatgctgccCTAGGGTTTCCTTTCTGGGTTCAGCTTTTAACTTGTGGTTGACTCAGGGTCACAAAGGGTTGTATGTAATCACAGACTCACATGTTGAAATTTAAATCTGGCAGGTTTTCAGTGATTGACCACTAATCTCTACATTCCCCCCCCACCAACCATGAGTTTGTTTCAAATAGTTCCAGAAATGGGGTTTAATGAGGGGGGCTGGTAGGAAAAGATGGGGGGGTACACTCAGTGGTTTTTCTAGTACATTGGGCTAATAAATAGTAACTGATCACCTTTATCACACTCTAAATTGATAATGTTTTTGATTGGCCATCCAGTCTTTGATTGGCCATCCTTGTCATATTGTCTTGTCCCACAGTTCCTGGGGACCTGGGGAACCAGCTGGAGGCCAAGCTGGACAAGCCCAGTGTGGTTCACTACATCTGCTACAAAAAGACTGACGTCTACTTCACATTATGGCTCAACCTGGAACTGCTGGTGCCGGTGGCCATTGACTGCTGGATCGACAACATAAGGTTAGTGCTTAGTGTTGCGTGAGGTGGAAAATAGGGTGATTGGTGCAAGGAGGGGTTGGGGGTATCTGATTTAATATGAGCTCTGTATAAAGCTACTGGCAACTTGAtattaataataaaataattgtaATACTATTATGTAGCTGGCTGGGTAGGCATGAGAGAGAGGGATCTGTTTTTCTAGAGAAAGATCTGTTTTTCTGTAGCCAAGGTTGAATAGGTTATCTTCTGACCATTGAATAAACTGACCTTTGAATCCCCTTTGTAATCAATATGTTTTCAACAATTAGTTGGTCTCTCGGAGCGTATAGTTCATTTAATAGTGAAGCCATAGTTTACAACCAGTTGGGTCTTTTCTCCCCAATTAGGATTAGTTCCTCTTGAAATGCAGAAATTCTACTGAAAAATCATTCAGATGGGTCGCTAACCAAGTAACTACATGTCATTGTGCCGTGGCTTTATTCCAGGAACAACTAATGAATTAAGGGAAGAAGTGAAAGTTTCCAATTCTATCCCATATCATCTTCACAATACTTATATTGTAAACTGTAATATCATTGtaattaaaggtagactcagctaaATGACTGCCATGAGCAACActgcagatattgagatgagcgagatgcaacaCTTTGCTCTCACACTATCTGTGCCTGTGCAAGGGTTTGCTTCATGCTATTACAGCACGCTAGCCACGGGACCaaaaacagcagagaagttgagCCTTGCGCGTCAACGCTCTTAGTAGTtttggaaattgacccactatgctgtttttCTGCATCCACATCATATCGCCGAGTCTATCTTGAACTTTTCTAATATTCTGGGATGTCTGTCTGCATTAGACTGATTTATAACCGTACAACAAGGCAGACAGAAGCACCTCCGGGGGTAGATGTCAGAGTGCCTGGCTTTGGACAGACCTTCCCTCTGGAATACCTTGACCCTAGCAAGGGCGATGTTGGTGAGTGGACCCATCACCCTAGCGTGCCAAAAGTATCTATTCAACAGTCTCCCTAATAGTGTGCGAGTATGTAGGTCTTTGCTTGTGTCTGGGTTTAACTAAGCTACTATTGTTTTTGTTGCAGGTATGTATTTCTTCACCATAGTGCAGGCACTGGTGGAGTGGGGATACACCAGAGATGACGATGTTCGAGGAGCTCCGTATGACTGGCGTAAAGCTCCAAGTAAATCAGTCTCTTTTcattctcttacacacacacattttaatgtAGATGCATGTCTGTCAAATAAACATTTGTGGTCTGATGAACAGAGTTTGGTCTTTGGATGGATTGTATGTCCTTGCAAGGAGCTAGCAATGTTATTGACACCCCCTAGAactctcaaactcaactctggatctCGAAGCCAGTCCCActgctttttttcttcttccattGGTCCCCTCTAATCAGAGActcatttagacctgggacaacaggtgggtgcaattaattatcaggtagaacagagaaGCAGCAGGCTCTGGATCTTGTAGGGTatagggatagcccccttttttcaattttcgcctaaaatgacatacccaaatctaactgcctgtagctcaggccctgaagcaaggatatgcatattcttggtaccatttgaaaggaaacactttgaagtttgtggaaatgtgaattgaatgtaggagaatataacaatagatctggtagaagaaaatacaaagaaagaaaCAACCTTTTTttttaccaccatctttgaaatgcaacagaaaggtcccacATCTAgacatcactctggttgtaattccgatggtatccacaagatggcagcagtgaatGTGAAAAGTTTCCgacggataacttgaagtataagcaaactacatgacatttagtgtgaagtcacccaggtacatttgggcaaattgtgaaggagacatttacattcacattacatttttctgcaagaatatcatcaaatacttggactttgatttagctttccagtattagtagccatattataagttcaacatttgcaaaacacccaGTTTTCACAAATTCACAACTCCATATTcttaatttttgtccaaaaggaaaaggcttgctgtcgcacaaggttagcagctacattttgcgacagacacatggtttccagatactcccgtaaagcccagctcattggctatctagctagctttgttggACCCCGATTGGTGCCAATTTGACAGTCGATCAAATGAAGACCGCCtgcgtcatcggcgtgccatgaaggcgtcgctctctgaccaaatttggtgtcctataggatatactacacccctaatgatatagtgaagtctggtaacattctaggatctctgaggaataaatatgaacatgatttgactggttgaaacaacgtttagggttagattttcacagattcctttctttgcaaattgaacgagtggaaatacaaagtcgatcgtgcatgctatatggacctttttaggatatgaaaaaggattttatctaacaaaacaacacttcatgttatctctgggaccctttggatgaaaaatcagagcaagatttcagaatgtaagtacacatttcaccttcagaggtgaatttatcaaacctatcgcggtgaaaagtgttttgttgttaggagctctcctcaaacaataacatGGTATTTTTTCGCAGTATTAGTTACTTTAAATTGGACAGTGCGGTTATATTAACAaaaatttaagctttcagctgatATGACACTTAtctgtaccgacatttgttgtttctctaaaatctgcgattgtgacaaggcgctgcatgatttacaactgtcccgttgacgggacgcctatccctaagaagtaaGAGTTGTAAGAGTTAAATACCCATGCCCTAGAATGGAGTCTAAGGGCCCgtggctgggtttctactaaactaacatatggaattgttttaagatggtcataccaaggatcatttagctatttgattttgaattttaggacccctgtaggaataaaaaatatattttacacactctaccgttcaaaagtttggggtcacttagaaatgtcattgttgtttttttaaagaaaatcattttttttgtccaataaaataacatcaaattgatcagaaatgcagtgtagagacaggtaaagaagccagatgtggaggtcctgggctggcttggttacacgtggtctgcggttgtgtggccggttggacatattgcaaaattctctaaaataacgttggaggtgacttatggtagagaaattaacattaaattctctggcaacagctctggtggacattcctgcagtcatcatgccaattgcacactccctcaaaacttgagattttagtggccttttattgtccccagcagaaggtgcacctgtgtaatgatcatgctgtttaatcagtttcttgttatgccacacctgtcaggtggatggattattttggcaaaggataaatgctcactaacagggatgtaaactaatttgtgcacaaatgagagaaataagctttttgtgcttatggaacatttctgtgatcttttatttcagctcatgaaacatggaaccaacactttacatgctgcgttttatatttttgttctgtatatattattataacaATATTTAATCTCAGTAGTTTGGAATGATCAGTCTCATGAATGTTTCCCCCCGTTTTTAACAGATGAGAACAAAGCCTACTTTTTGAGACTGCAACATATGATTGAGGAGATGGCCGTGAAGGCTAGGGGTCCGGTTGTCCTGGTGGCCCACAGCATGGGGAACATGTACACCCTGTATTTCCTGAACCATCAGCCCCAGGCCTGGAAGGATCGCTACATCAAGGCCTTTGTGTCCCTGGGTGCACCTTGGGCTGGTGTGGCTAAAACCCTGAGAGTTGTTGCTACTGGTTAGTGTTTGCATATGCTTTTCTGCATGAATTAAATAGGTGTCAGAACCACAATAGTAAAGTTACCGTGGGCTGCATACTATTTGTAATGTTTAGCAACTATGTATTTTATATCTACACTATTGCATTGGTTTATGTCTCTTTCCTTGCAGGTGATAATAACCGTATCCCAGTCATCAGTTCACTAAAGATCCGCTCACAGCAGCGCTCTGCAGTCTCAACCACATGGCTGTTCCCATACGCACATTCCTGGCCTGCTGACAAGGTGCTAATCCAAACACCCACCACCAACTACACAGTGAAGGACTACCAACGCTTCTTCAAGGATATCGACTTTGAAGATGGCTGGGAGATGCGTCAAGACACTGAATCACTGGTCAGTGCACTGGAGCCCCCTGGGGTGGCCATACACTGTCTTTATGGCAGCGGAGTGCCCACAGCGGAGGGTTTTCTCTACACCAACTTTTCTGATTCAGACCCCACACTGATTCTCGGAGATGGGGATGGGACAGTCAACCTGCTGAGTGCTACCCAGTGCAAGCGTTGGATAGGCCACCAGACTCAGCCTGTCCATATGCTTGAACTGGAGGGTAACGAGCATGTGGCCATGTTGCTCAACTTTACCACAGTAGCCTACATCAAGACTGTGCTCTTTGGCCCTTGAGCGACCTTAACTAACTTCTGCCCCTCGGCTTGCTGTCTTAAGTGACAAATTCAAAGATGAAGAACGGGGATAGTACAAAGAGAGAACTGATAGGCATTTGGACACATGACAGTCTCAGAACCTGAAGAGAAATTGATGACGGCACTGAAAATGTTTTATCCTATTTTATTTTTATCCCCTCAGCAGACGATTGCTGTTTTTCCAAATTTTTACTATGTTAATTGATCATATTTGTAAAGGTCTTTCCCAGTTAACTCAGATTACCAGGTTGTTTCCTGTTGTGCTGAACCAAAAACAGTTTACTAGGTGAATTAGCAGTATGTCCAATATTGAGCTGTGATGAATGAATAAAATCAGGGTCTTGTTGTCGAGGCTGGATTGCTTACAGGACAGGGAGACGTGGTCTGATCAGCTTGATTGTAACTATGCCATTGCGCTATGGTTGGACTTGAACAATTATATTGCTGGAACTATCATGATCTGTGTGTTGTGACGATTAAGTAAAATATGTTAAACATTGCATTAAGCCAGCCTTCTGTGTGAGCTCTTATTAAAGTAAGAAGGGGTGACACTCAATATTAGCCTCATCATAGGTTCCTCTTCCCTAGTCTCTTCTCACATCTGCTGTGGAGCGTGCCTGCAGAGCGCAAAAActaactacctcttcccctcggTCTTAACACATCTACTTTCATGGATCAA
Proteins encoded:
- the pla2g15 gene encoding phospholipase A2, group XV precursor codes for the protein MGEMVPRGLTRPALFQLCLLLILVPYIKGRTFEKCLPGNTCRSEKPPVVLIPGDLGNQLEAKLDKPSVVHYICYKKTDVYFTLWLNLELLVPVAIDCWIDNIRLIYNRTTRQTEAPPGVDVRVPGFGQTFPLEYLDPSKGDVGMYFFTIVQALVEWGYTRDDDVRGAPYDWRKAPNENKAYFLRLQHMIEEMAVKARGPVVLVAHSMGNMYTLYFLNHQPQAWKDRYIKAFVSLGAPWAGVAKTLRVVATGDNNRIPVISSLKIRSQQRSAVSTTWLFPYAHSWPADKVLIQTPTTNYTVKDYQRFFKDIDFEDGWEMRQDTESLVSALEPPGVAIHCLYGSGVPTAEGFLYTNFSDSDPTLILGDGDGTVNLLSATQCKRWIGHQTQPVHMLELEGNEHVAMLLNFTTVAYIKTVLFGP